A DNA window from Altererythrobacter sp. B11 contains the following coding sequences:
- a CDS encoding sterol desaturase family protein — protein MFKNERLERLTLISPRVFALSWAILLPLIAFAGWTWSPPQEAPFQTVGWIALGLIVWTLFEYAMHRYLFHLDSDVTVLRWLVFLMHGNHHDQPGDALRGLMPLPVSVAVGGLVWLVLLALMGTGGTWVFLGFMSGYVMYDTLHFACHQWPMRSRIGMALKRHHMQHHYLDEDSNFAISAIFWDRVFGSNIKSAKR, from the coding sequence TTGTTCAAAAATGAGCGCCTGGAGCGGCTTACGCTTATCTCCCCCCGCGTCTTCGCGCTGAGCTGGGCTATCCTGCTGCCGCTCATCGCCTTTGCCGGCTGGACCTGGTCGCCTCCGCAGGAAGCGCCCTTCCAAACAGTGGGCTGGATCGCCCTTGGGCTGATAGTGTGGACGCTGTTCGAATATGCGATGCACCGCTACCTGTTCCATCTGGACAGCGATGTCACGGTGCTGCGCTGGCTCGTGTTCCTGATGCATGGCAACCACCACGACCAGCCGGGAGATGCGCTGCGCGGCCTGATGCCGCTGCCCGTCAGCGTCGCCGTGGGTGGCCTGGTATGGCTGGTGCTGCTGGCGCTTATGGGAACGGGGGGCACCTGGGTCTTCCTGGGCTTCATGTCGGGCTATGTCATGTATGACACGCTGCATTTCGCCTGCCACCAGTGGCCCATGCGCAGCCGCATCGGCATGGCGCTGAAGCGGCATCACATGCAGCACCACTATCTGGACGAAGACAGCAATTTCGCCATTTCGGCGATCTTCTGGGACCGCGTGTTCGGCTCCAATATCAAGTCGGCGAAGCGGTAG
- a CDS encoding SDR family NAD(P)-dependent oxidoreductase produces MTESFTHNRILVTGASGGLGGALAQHYARKNVTLSLWGRDRARLEAVAERCRSVGAQVDIRMLDLTDLPAALAALEDEDAKQPFDLALLVAGRGDVKRADEQVEDAEIVARLAAINFAAPAAMAALLGRRMAARRHGRIVLIGSAAAFHSLPFAAAYSGSKAGLARFADALRLGLREHGVQVTLVSPGFIDTATGRKVPGPKPMLMAPDAVAARIARAVAAGTAHIVLPWPFVALRWLDRLLPALLRDRLLLALSPP; encoded by the coding sequence ATGACGGAGTCGTTTACGCACAACCGTATTTTGGTGACTGGCGCATCCGGCGGCCTAGGTGGTGCGCTTGCGCAACACTATGCACGCAAAAATGTTACGCTCAGCCTGTGGGGGCGTGATCGGGCGCGGCTGGAGGCTGTGGCCGAGCGCTGCCGGTCCGTAGGTGCCCAGGTCGACATCCGTATGCTGGATTTGACCGATCTGCCCGCCGCGCTGGCCGCGCTGGAGGATGAGGACGCCAAGCAGCCGTTCGACTTGGCACTGCTCGTCGCTGGACGAGGGGACGTGAAGAGAGCGGATGAGCAGGTGGAGGACGCCGAAATCGTGGCACGACTGGCGGCCATCAATTTTGCGGCGCCGGCGGCAATGGCGGCATTGCTGGGCAGACGCATGGCGGCACGACGCCACGGCCGGATCGTGCTGATCGGCTCCGCGGCGGCCTTTCACTCCCTCCCCTTCGCGGCGGCCTATTCCGGGAGCAAGGCGGGCCTCGCTCGTTTCGCCGATGCGCTGCGGCTTGGCCTTCGTGAACATGGGGTACAGGTCACATTGGTGTCGCCCGGCTTCATCGACACCGCCACAGGGCGCAAGGTTCCCGGTCCCAAGCCGATGCTGATGGCGCCGGATGCTGTTGCCGCGCGGATCGCGCGCGCCGTCGCGGCGGGCACGGCGCATATCGTGCTGCCATGGCCATTCGTGGCGCTTCGCTGGCTCGACCGCCTGCTCCCGGCGCTGCTGCGCGATCGGTTGCTTCTGGCGCTTAGCCCGCCCTGA
- a CDS encoding LTA synthase family protein yields the protein MTSAIFGLFLAASGSLHVALALALAVQALLLVASNAKYAMLGEPLLFSDLALVGAVFRHPQFYLSAVAAWKRAVAAMLALVLLAVLVWLSDGDPAPQLAGAALCAASLAALFLSLRAPSLRRIATEPDAEADTRALGLYPTLLLYWLRWRESPDPPPAAPVKGQEPEGAPEIVVIIQCESFADPAELFGDPALALPALQFARGAAWQWGDLAVSGFGAYTMRTEYGVLFGRGEPALGFRRFDPYLTATREGSYALPARLHGANWRSLFLHPHDMRFYGRHRIMPAGGFAELVGEACFAPPQPGEGRYVTDAAMADTILARAAEAQQPTLLYAVTIENHGPWAASGAGGEPGLVPGYLRLVRNSDAMLATLLDGLRVLRRPALLVFFGDHRPSIPGATAPGGERHTPYVMLRLDEAGQIATGANRRADLTPAELHHAILAAALGRLDP from the coding sequence ATGACCAGCGCAATCTTCGGCCTGTTCCTGGCGGCTTCGGGCAGCCTGCATGTGGCGCTGGCGCTGGCACTGGCCGTGCAGGCCCTGCTGCTCGTGGCATCCAATGCCAAATACGCCATGCTGGGCGAGCCGCTGCTGTTCTCCGACCTCGCGCTGGTGGGCGCGGTTTTTCGCCATCCACAGTTTTATCTCTCCGCCGTCGCCGCCTGGAAGCGGGCGGTGGCGGCGATGCTGGCACTGGTACTGCTGGCGGTGCTGGTATGGCTTTCCGACGGCGATCCTGCGCCGCAGCTGGCCGGGGCAGCACTCTGCGCGGCCAGCCTCGCCGCACTGTTCCTCTCGCTCCGTGCTCCGTCCTTGCGCCGCATCGCCACCGAACCCGATGCGGAGGCCGATACGCGCGCGCTCGGGCTCTACCCCACCTTGCTGCTTTACTGGCTGCGCTGGCGCGAAAGCCCCGATCCACCGCCCGCCGCGCCGGTAAAGGGACAGGAGCCGGAGGGCGCGCCGGAGATCGTTGTCATCATCCAGTGCGAGAGCTTTGCCGATCCGGCGGAGCTGTTCGGCGATCCCGCGCTCGCCCTGCCCGCCCTGCAGTTCGCCCGCGGCGCCGCCTGGCAATGGGGCGATCTGGCGGTCAGCGGCTTCGGCGCCTACACGATGCGCACCGAATACGGGGTGCTGTTCGGGCGTGGTGAGCCGGCGCTCGGCTTCCGCCGCTTCGATCCCTATCTGACCGCCACGCGCGAAGGCTCCTACGCCCTGCCGGCGCGGCTGCATGGCGCGAATTGGCGCAGCCTGTTCCTCCACCCGCATGACATGCGCTTCTACGGACGGCACCGGATCATGCCGGCGGGCGGCTTTGCCGAACTGGTAGGGGAGGCTTGCTTCGCCCCCCCGCAGCCCGGCGAGGGGCGCTACGTCACCGACGCAGCCATGGCCGACACGATCCTCGCCCGCGCGGCCGAGGCGCAGCAGCCCACGCTGCTCTATGCCGTCACCATTGAGAACCATGGCCCTTGGGCAGCCTCCGGGGCCGGCGGAGAGCCGGGGCTGGTGCCGGGCTATCTGCGGCTGGTGCGCAACAGCGATGCCATGCTCGCCACTCTGCTGGACGGTCTGAGGGTGCTGCGTCGCCCGGCGCTGCTGGTCTTCTTCGGCGATCACCGGCCCAGCATACCGGGCGCCACCGCGCCAGGGGGCGAGCGGCACACGCCTTATGTGATGCTGCGCCTGGATGAGGCAGGCCAGATCGCAACGGGAGCGAACAGGCGCGCGGACCTGACCCCGGCCGAACTGCATCATGCCATCTTGGCCGCGGCACTGGGCCGCCTCGATCCCTAA
- a CDS encoding capsule biosynthesis protein gives MHDLPAAAANSSSSSRPGTQRSVLLLQGLMGPLFRRLGQELTRTGHTVHKVNFNGGDRIYWRLPNGIEYRETLEEWPDRFGEILRDKQVTDVVLFGDCRPHHMPAIRICREQDVPVHVLEEGYIRPDWVTLELGGVNGHSSLPRDPEWYRQTAAVLPPVPPHAQVPSSFRRRAMEGIIYNFADVLTRWHYPGWSNHRPWHPVVEGIGWWRKLSRKKEREANAAQLLARLGSAPEPYFLFPLQLDSDAQIRLHSPFAGIADAMRLVIESFARHAPADARLVLKEHPLDNGVRDWQQISADLADLFGVRDRLDYLVGGDIVPIARGARGVVTINSTSGTLALAEGVPVVALGHAVYDIPDITFQGGLDAFWRNPVAPDRETFAAFRRVLIERCLIPGGFFSEEALAKVVRHAVARLEGRPMLPE, from the coding sequence ATGCATGATCTTCCCGCCGCTGCCGCGAACAGTTCCTCCTCGTCGCGCCCGGGCACACAGCGCAGCGTGCTGCTCCTCCAGGGTTTGATGGGGCCGTTGTTCCGGCGGCTCGGCCAGGAACTGACCCGCACCGGCCACACCGTCCACAAGGTCAATTTCAACGGTGGCGATCGCATCTACTGGCGCCTGCCCAACGGCATTGAATATCGCGAGACGCTGGAGGAGTGGCCCGACCGCTTCGGGGAAATTTTGCGCGACAAGCAGGTGACGGACGTCGTGCTGTTCGGCGATTGCCGTCCCCATCACATGCCGGCGATCCGCATCTGCCGCGAACAGGATGTGCCGGTGCATGTGCTGGAAGAAGGCTACATCCGGCCCGACTGGGTGACGCTGGAACTGGGCGGCGTGAACGGGCATTCGTCCCTGCCGCGCGACCCGGAATGGTATCGCCAGACGGCGGCGGTGCTGCCGCCGGTGCCGCCGCACGCGCAGGTCCCTTCCTCCTTCCGGCGCCGGGCAATGGAAGGGATCATCTACAATTTCGCCGATGTGCTGACGCGCTGGCACTACCCGGGATGGAGCAACCACCGTCCCTGGCACCCGGTGGTGGAAGGCATCGGCTGGTGGCGCAAGCTTTCGCGGAAGAAAGAGCGGGAGGCGAACGCCGCGCAGTTGTTGGCACGGCTCGGCAGCGCGCCGGAACCCTATTTCCTGTTCCCGCTGCAGCTCGATTCCGATGCGCAGATACGGCTTCATTCCCCCTTCGCGGGCATTGCCGATGCGATGCGGCTGGTGATCGAATCCTTCGCGCGGCACGCGCCCGCCGATGCACGGCTTGTCCTCAAGGAGCATCCGCTCGACAACGGCGTGCGGGACTGGCAGCAGATCAGCGCCGACCTCGCCGATCTGTTCGGTGTGCGGGACAGGCTGGACTATCTTGTCGGCGGGGACATTGTCCCGATCGCGCGCGGGGCGCGCGGCGTCGTGACCATCAACAGCACCAGCGGCACGCTCGCGCTTGCGGAAGGTGTGCCTGTGGTGGCGCTGGGTCATGCGGTGTACGATATTCCGGATATCACCTTCCAGGGCGGGCTAGACGCCTTCTGGCGCAATCCGGTCGCGCCGGACCGGGAGACATTCGCCGCCTTTCGCCGGGTGCTGATCGAACGGTGCCTGATTCCCGGTGGCTTCTTCTCGGAAGAGGCGCTGGCCAAAGTGGTTCGCCACGCCGTCGCGCGGCTGGAAGGCCGCCCGATGCTTCCCGAATGA
- a CDS encoding IS1380 family transposase — MNDDIASPFRFPAVHRKKVAAAFDGGRLTSDGGVLLLAQAERAMGICRRLAGCIADRRSPARVIHRLDDILRARVFAIACGYEDADDLDALRDDPGFRLALGKLPGSGAGLASQPTMSRWENAPTTRELARMMAEMIGIYCASYPVPPKAVTLDIDDTCDVVHGYQQLSFWNGHHGERCFLPVHVYDTATGRPVAMLLRTGKTPSGAEAAGHIRRLVRHIRRHWPNTHITIRGDGHYGRPEVMAFCEAHGIDYVLGLPTNAALRTDPVIVAVADACAVRRAQRQCPVLRNYAETRYGAKTWQCQRRVVARIEASTLGMDIRYVVTSLATGSAEHIYDTLYCARGQAENLIKRHKSQLASDRTSCRSANANQMRLILHTASYWLMWRIQQEIPKAAALAAAEFATLRIRLLKVAARVIENASRIRLRLASACPDASVFRAIAIGLRPAPT; from the coding sequence ATGAACGATGATATCGCAAGCCCATTCCGATTCCCAGCGGTGCATCGCAAGAAAGTCGCCGCAGCCTTCGACGGTGGCCGCCTCACTTCGGATGGCGGGGTTTTGCTGCTGGCACAGGCCGAACGCGCGATGGGGATTTGCCGGCGGCTTGCGGGCTGCATTGCCGACCGGCGCTCTCCTGCGCGGGTGATCCATCGCCTCGACGACATCCTGCGCGCCCGCGTGTTCGCGATCGCGTGCGGCTACGAGGATGCCGATGACCTTGACGCCCTGCGTGACGATCCAGGCTTCCGCCTGGCGCTGGGCAAGTTGCCGGGATCGGGCGCGGGTCTCGCCAGCCAACCGACGATGAGCCGCTGGGAGAATGCGCCGACCACACGCGAGTTGGCCAGGATGATGGCCGAGATGATCGGCATATACTGCGCCAGCTATCCCGTGCCGCCCAAGGCGGTGACGCTCGATATCGACGACACCTGCGATGTCGTCCACGGCTATCAGCAACTCTCGTTCTGGAATGGCCACCATGGCGAGCGCTGCTTCCTCCCGGTCCACGTCTATGACACCGCTACTGGCCGCCCGGTCGCCATGCTGCTGCGCACCGGCAAGACACCGTCGGGTGCCGAAGCGGCGGGTCACATCCGACGCCTCGTGCGCCACATCCGCCGGCACTGGCCCAATACCCACATCACCATCCGCGGCGACGGGCACTATGGCCGGCCCGAGGTCATGGCCTTCTGCGAGGCCCACGGCATCGACTACGTGCTCGGCCTGCCAACCAACGCCGCGCTGCGCACCGATCCGGTCATTGTCGCGGTCGCCGATGCCTGCGCGGTCAGGCGGGCTCAGCGCCAATGCCCGGTCCTGCGTAACTATGCCGAGACCCGCTACGGCGCAAAGACCTGGCAGTGCCAGCGCCGCGTCGTCGCCCGGATCGAGGCCAGCACGCTGGGCATGGACATCCGCTATGTCGTCACCTCGTTGGCAACAGGATCGGCCGAGCACATCTACGACACGCTCTACTGCGCGCGTGGTCAGGCCGAGAACCTGATCAAGCGCCACAAGTCCCAGCTCGCCAGCGACCGAACCTCGTGCCGCTCGGCCAATGCCAACCAGATGCGCCTCATCCTGCACACCGCCTCCTACTGGCTGATGTGGCGTATCCAGCAGGAAATCCCCAAAGCAGCGGCACTGGCTGCAGCCGAGTTCGCAACCCTGCGCATCCGGCTGCTCAAGGTCGCTGCCCGCGTCATCGAGAACGCCTCGCGCATCCGCTTGCGGCTAGCGTCAGCCTGCCCCGATGCCAGCGTGTTCAGAGCCATCGCCATCGGTCTCCGGCCTGCACCAACATAG
- a CDS encoding KpsF/GutQ family sugar-phosphate isomerase: MKREIFETTRYSASALQTLAIEMEALEALKAALQMPEISRAVDRAIQLLSATTGRVIVTGMGKSGHIARKIAATMRSTGTSALYLHPGEASHGDLGVITQQDVVLALTWSGETAELSDILHYCRHYGVKLIVATAYPDSMAGRAADICLPIPVVREACPNELAPTSSTTLQLVLGDALAVALIEARGFTSSDFRMFHPGGKLGAQLSTVGALMGTGDAVPRVRGDASLTSATIEMSRKRYGCTAVVDESDRLIGAFTDGDLRRCIATYDLNDSIGLHMSPNPLAVNPDTRASDALRILNENAVSVLFVEEGGKLVGIVHIHDIVRAGVV, encoded by the coding sequence ATGAAAAGAGAGATCTTCGAAACCACGCGATATTCCGCTTCTGCCCTGCAGACGCTCGCGATCGAGATGGAAGCGCTCGAAGCGCTTAAAGCGGCGCTGCAGATGCCGGAAATCAGCCGCGCAGTGGACCGCGCGATCCAGCTGCTGAGTGCCACCACAGGTCGTGTGATCGTAACAGGCATGGGCAAGAGCGGTCATATCGCACGCAAGATTGCCGCCACGATGCGATCCACCGGGACGTCGGCGCTTTACCTTCATCCTGGTGAGGCAAGTCACGGGGATCTGGGCGTAATCACCCAGCAGGACGTCGTTCTCGCCCTCACTTGGTCCGGCGAGACTGCGGAGCTAAGCGACATCCTGCATTACTGCCGCCACTACGGCGTGAAGCTGATCGTCGCCACGGCCTATCCGGACAGCATGGCGGGCCGCGCGGCCGATATCTGCCTTCCGATTCCCGTGGTGCGGGAAGCCTGTCCGAACGAGCTGGCGCCGACATCCTCCACGACGCTCCAGCTGGTGCTGGGCGACGCGCTGGCGGTGGCGCTGATCGAAGCGCGGGGCTTCACCTCGTCCGATTTCCGGATGTTCCATCCCGGCGGCAAGCTGGGGGCGCAGCTGAGCACCGTGGGTGCGCTGATGGGCACCGGCGACGCTGTCCCCCGGGTTCGCGGCGATGCTTCGCTGACCAGCGCCACGATCGAAATGAGCCGCAAGCGCTACGGCTGCACGGCCGTGGTAGACGAGTCCGATCGGCTAATCGGTGCCTTTACCGACGGCGATTTGCGGCGCTGCATCGCGACCTATGATCTGAACGATAGCATCGGCCTGCATATGTCACCCAATCCGCTGGCGGTGAACCCCGACACCCGCGCAAGCGACGCGCTGCGCATTCTGAACGAGAATGCCGTGTCGGTGCTGTTCGTGGAAGAAGGGGGCAAGCTGGTCGGGATAGTACACATCCACGACATCGTGCGCGCCGGGGTGGTGTGA
- a CDS encoding 3-deoxy-manno-octulosonate cytidylyltransferase codes for MTDAAPALIVVPARYGSTRLPGKPLLPINGRTLLERVTAVARAAAEVAGACEVVVATDDDRIAAHARAIGAEVAMTPAELDSGSSRACAAALDRRHRPDLVINLQGDAPFVPPAVVAALIAELRRGAADVATPVFPLDWARLDRLREHKRGNPFSGTTCIRGADGRALWFSKTIIPALRDEAKLRARDPISPVWQHLGLYGYRMAALEWFAAASAGTYEVLEGLEQLRFLEGGKTIATIAVDPPAHALSGIDTPGDLALAEEVIARLGDPFPG; via the coding sequence GTGACTGACGCTGCTCCAGCCCTGATCGTCGTCCCCGCCCGCTACGGCTCGACACGTCTTCCCGGAAAGCCTCTGCTGCCGATCAACGGCCGCACCTTGCTCGAACGGGTGACGGCGGTCGCCCGTGCTGCGGCGGAGGTTGCCGGCGCCTGCGAAGTGGTGGTGGCGACCGACGACGATCGCATCGCCGCCCATGCGCGCGCGATCGGCGCCGAGGTCGCGATGACCCCGGCGGAACTCGATTCCGGCTCCTCCCGCGCCTGCGCGGCGGCGCTGGATCGGCGCCACCGGCCGGACCTGGTCATCAACCTGCAAGGCGATGCGCCCTTCGTACCCCCTGCCGTGGTGGCGGCCTTGATCGCGGAGCTGCGCCGCGGCGCGGCCGATGTGGCAACCCCCGTCTTCCCGCTGGATTGGGCGCGGCTGGATCGCCTGCGCGAGCACAAGCGCGGCAACCCCTTCAGCGGCACCACCTGCATTCGCGGTGCTGACGGCCGGGCGTTGTGGTTCTCAAAGACCATTATCCCCGCCCTGCGCGACGAGGCGAAGCTGCGCGCCCGCGATCCCATCTCCCCGGTGTGGCAACATCTAGGCCTCTATGGCTATCGCATGGCAGCGCTCGAATGGTTCGCGGCGGCATCGGCCGGCACCTATGAGGTGCTGGAGGGGCTGGAGCAGCTGCGCTTTCTGGAAGGCGGCAAGACGATCGCGACCATTGCAGTGGATCCGCCAGCCCATGCGCTTTCCGGCATCGACACACCAGGCGACCTTGCCCTGGCGGAGGAAGTGATTGCCCGGCTAGGCGATCCGTTCCCGGGCTGA
- a CDS encoding histidine phosphatase family protein, with the protein MFIIARHGNTFEAGERPRRIGARTDLPLTASGHVQADALGAHFAAQNWHFARVLAAPLARTRQTAEGILAHLPNAPAIESCDWLREIDHGPDENRTEEEVVARIGAAALAAWDARAEPPPGWLVDAELRLAGWRELFAQDRGPALLVTSNGAARFALLATSLAPADGDLKLPTGGYGVIRRGEEGALEVPVWGRRP; encoded by the coding sequence ATGTTCATCATCGCGCGTCACGGCAATACGTTCGAGGCCGGGGAACGCCCCCGGCGGATCGGCGCGCGCACGGATCTGCCACTGACCGCGTCCGGCCATGTGCAGGCCGATGCACTGGGGGCGCATTTCGCCGCTCAGAACTGGCACTTTGCGCGCGTCCTCGCCGCGCCGCTGGCACGCACCCGCCAGACGGCGGAGGGCATTCTTGCGCATCTTCCGAATGCGCCCGCCATCGAAAGCTGCGATTGGCTGCGCGAGATCGACCACGGCCCGGATGAGAACCGCACGGAAGAGGAGGTCGTGGCCCGCATCGGCGCCGCGGCGCTGGCGGCTTGGGATGCGCGGGCCGAACCGCCGCCCGGCTGGTTGGTGGATGCCGAGTTGCGGCTCGCCGGCTGGCGGGAGCTGTTCGCGCAGGATAGAGGGCCGGCGCTCCTAGTCACCAGCAATGGCGCGGCCCGTTTTGCCCTGCTCGCTACATCGCTTGCTCCCGCAGATGGCGATCTCAAGCTGCCCACCGGCGGCTATGGCGTGATCCGCCGGGGCGAAGAGGGGGCGCTGGAAGTGCCGGTGTGGGGCCGCCGCCCGTGA
- a CDS encoding capsular polysaccharide export protein, LipB/KpsS family, producing MSRPASGGEAEADCTAAFDLIRAAQVGGRFWAAPARLVEPVGAVLLPGAPEDIPTLLGRLDPAERRRALWIAPPASASAARRWSSILARLTAAEGGAWRGDVDPWSVLGEAERVVAHGSDEWVALGRIAGLPVEVLSPGRFGAPGEDGSTLDQHVARALAETAWRDPFTDRESTIEVAVELLATWRRMLEANRPLAAASGMAWWKRTEIRHLLWHPQRKLHLVRGAGHAVRVAARGGGALAIWPSRVSPALLRQAREQGVPLVRVEDGFVRSVGLGVDLVPPSSVVVDSSGIHFDPSGPSDLETILEGTEFSPALRDRAAALRDAIVAGGISKYSAGGAAPLPPREPGRRLVLVPGQVEDDMSVLAGGGGLTSNLELLRRARALEPAAEIWFRPHPDVDAGHRKGAVPDAAILEYADRVVRGGGMAPLLDAVDTVHVLTSLTGFEALMRGREVTCHGTPFYAGWGLTRDLGEVPARRSRKLALDELVAGVLILYPRYLDPVTGLPCRPEVLVRRMADAGAGVRYANRLGWIAPLRRWQGRIMAAIR from the coding sequence GTGTCTCGCCCCGCCTCCGGAGGAGAGGCAGAGGCGGACTGCACCGCCGCATTCGACCTGATCCGCGCGGCGCAGGTGGGGGGGCGATTCTGGGCTGCTCCGGCGCGGCTTGTTGAGCCGGTCGGTGCGGTGCTGCTGCCGGGCGCCCCTGAGGATATACCGACGCTGCTTGGCCGGCTTGATCCGGCCGAGCGCCGGCGGGCGCTGTGGATCGCGCCGCCCGCCTCCGCTTCCGCCGCGCGGCGCTGGTCCAGCATTCTCGCGCGCCTCACCGCTGCGGAGGGCGGCGCGTGGCGTGGCGATGTGGACCCATGGTCCGTGCTAGGGGAGGCGGAGCGGGTGGTTGCCCATGGCAGCGACGAATGGGTGGCGCTCGGCCGCATTGCCGGCCTGCCGGTCGAGGTGCTGTCCCCGGGCCGTTTCGGCGCCCCGGGAGAGGACGGCTCCACGCTCGATCAACATGTGGCGCGCGCGCTCGCAGAGACTGCATGGCGTGATCCCTTCACCGATCGCGAATCCACGATTGAGGTCGCGGTGGAGCTGCTTGCGACCTGGCGCAGGATGCTGGAGGCCAACCGTCCGCTTGCCGCGGCCAGCGGCATGGCGTGGTGGAAGCGGACGGAAATCCGCCACCTGCTGTGGCATCCGCAGCGGAAGCTGCACCTCGTGCGCGGCGCCGGCCATGCGGTGCGCGTTGCAGCGCGCGGGGGCGGTGCGCTCGCGATCTGGCCCTCGCGCGTGTCTCCGGCACTGCTCCGGCAGGCGCGCGAGCAGGGGGTGCCGCTGGTGCGGGTGGAGGACGGCTTCGTCCGCTCGGTAGGGCTGGGCGTCGATCTGGTGCCGCCATCCTCGGTGGTGGTGGATTCCTCGGGCATTCATTTCGATCCCTCTGGCCCAAGCGATCTCGAGACTATTCTTGAAGGGACGGAGTTCAGCCCGGCCCTGCGGGATCGTGCGGCCGCCCTGCGAGATGCGATCGTGGCGGGCGGCATCAGCAAATATTCCGCAGGCGGTGCCGCGCCCCTGCCGCCACGCGAGCCCGGCCGCCGGCTGGTGCTCGTCCCTGGGCAGGTGGAGGATGATATGTCGGTGCTGGCAGGCGGCGGCGGGCTCACCTCCAATCTCGAGCTGCTGCGCCGCGCGCGGGCGCTGGAGCCGGCGGCGGAGATCTGGTTCCGCCCGCATCCCGATGTCGATGCCGGCCATCGCAAGGGCGCGGTGCCCGATGCGGCGATTCTCGAATATGCCGATCGCGTGGTGCGGGGCGGGGGCATGGCGCCGCTGCTGGATGCGGTGGACACGGTGCACGTACTCACCTCGCTCACCGGCTTCGAAGCGTTGATGCGGGGACGGGAGGTGACCTGCCACGGCACGCCCTTCTATGCCGGCTGGGGCCTGACCCGCGACCTGGGCGAAGTGCCCGCGCGGCGCAGTCGCAAGCTGGCGCTGGATGAACTGGTGGCCGGGGTATTGATCCTGTACCCCCGCTACCTCGATCCGGTTACCGGGCTGCCATGTCGGCCGGAGGTGCTGGTTCGCCGCATGGCTGATGCAGGTGCAGGCGTGCGCTATGCCAACCGCCTCGGCTGGATCGCTCCCCTGCGCCGCTGGCAGGGCCGTATCATGGCAGCGATCCGATGA
- a CDS encoding glycosyltransferase family 4 protein — protein sequence MSSVILDISRLISRVRYSTPSGVDRVEMAYARGLHARYGDGLAFASVHPCGIYGRLPRRAVLAYLDELERRWSSEQAAPRQRSLVSVLPQLAALLPTAPGVGSGSVYVQASPHHLTNTAKVRKIMARERARFLCLVHDLIPIEFSEYARPAGAALHRRRMETVGAVTAETGGAAIVNSAATGRALRPWLQPNTAIHVALLGTEPLPPPAPGAASPTDDGRPYFLCLGTIEPRKNHLLLLNLWRHLADTLEPARIPRLLIIGRRGWENEQIVDMLERCPGLVGHVEELGGCSDARLSALLHGARALLMPSFAEGYGMPVAEALSVGTPVICSDLPALREVGGDVPDYLDPLDGPAWKAAILEYAADGPAHAAQLARLPQWHNPSWAEHIAIVTDAIEALRR from the coding sequence ATGAGCAGCGTCATCCTCGACATCTCGCGCCTGATCTCGCGCGTGCGATATTCCACCCCCTCGGGGGTGGATCGGGTGGAAATGGCCTATGCGCGCGGTCTCCACGCCCGTTATGGCGACGGCCTGGCCTTTGCCTCCGTTCACCCCTGCGGGATTTACGGTCGCCTGCCGCGCCGCGCGGTGCTTGCCTATCTCGATGAGCTGGAGCGCCGCTGGTCGAGCGAGCAGGCAGCGCCGCGCCAGCGTTCGCTGGTCTCGGTGCTACCGCAGCTGGCGGCGCTGCTGCCGACAGCCCCGGGCGTCGGCTCGGGCAGTGTATATGTGCAGGCATCTCCGCATCACCTGACCAATACCGCGAAGGTGCGCAAAATCATGGCGCGAGAGCGGGCTCGGTTCCTGTGCCTAGTGCATGATTTGATTCCGATCGAATTTTCCGAATACGCCCGTCCTGCCGGCGCGGCACTGCATCGTCGGCGGATGGAGACGGTCGGTGCGGTAACCGCCGAAACGGGCGGCGCGGCAATCGTCAACTCCGCCGCCACCGGGCGCGCGCTGCGGCCCTGGCTGCAGCCCAATACGGCGATCCACGTCGCGCTACTGGGGACGGAGCCCTTGCCACCGCCCGCGCCGGGCGCAGCTTCGCCCACTGATGACGGCCGGCCCTATTTCCTCTGCCTCGGCACCATAGAGCCCCGCAAGAACCACCTGCTGCTGCTCAATCTGTGGCGCCATCTTGCCGACACGCTGGAGCCTGCCCGCATCCCCCGCCTGCTCATCATCGGGCGGCGCGGCTGGGAGAACGAGCAGATCGTGGACATGCTGGAGCGCTGCCCGGGGCTGGTCGGCCATGTGGAGGAGCTGGGTGGTTGCTCCGATGCTCGCCTTTCCGCTTTGCTGCATGGTGCGCGGGCTCTTCTGATGCCCTCTTTCGCTGAGGGTTATGGCATGCCGGTTGCTGAGGCGCTGTCAGTGGGAACCCCCGTGATCTGCAGCGATCTTCCCGCACTGCGCGAGGTCGGGGGGGACGTGCCCGATTATCTCGACCCCCTCGATGGGCCGGCGTGGAAGGCAGCGATCCTGGAATATGCCGCCGACGGGCCTGCCCACGCAGCTCAGCTTGCCCGGCTGCCGCAGTGGCACAATCCCAGCTGGGCGGAACACATCGCCATCGTCACGGACGCGATCGAAGCGCTGCGCCGCTGA